One Paraburkholderia sp. IMGN_8 DNA window includes the following coding sequences:
- a CDS encoding ABC transporter substrate-binding protein — protein MPTHWMRRAAGSCATLIALVALPAVALAKDTPEKPTLTMAVGGLPGLYYLPVLAAQQLGYFKDEGLDITLEDFAGGSKALEAVVGGSADVGAGAFEHTLFMQAKGQHYRAFALMGRAPQIVVAVVKSKADQIKTLADFKGAKVGVSAPGSSTDLVLTVALRKAGVQRNEISAIGVGSGATVLAAVSGGQIDALSNVDPMMTKLQHSGAIKVLVDTRTVKGTQEIFGGTMPAATLYASESFIQKYPKTTQALANAIVRADHWLQTASDADLLKMVPPAYLLNDSALYVEAFHNVRDAYSPDGLMPADGPATSLRALSSFDNRLDPKKIDLNATYTNDFARKAAAQLK, from the coding sequence ATGCCTACTCACTGGATGCGGCGTGCCGCCGGCAGCTGCGCCACGCTGATCGCGCTCGTTGCGCTACCCGCCGTTGCGCTCGCCAAAGACACACCGGAAAAGCCCACCCTGACAATGGCCGTCGGTGGTTTACCGGGTCTTTACTATTTGCCGGTGCTCGCGGCGCAGCAGTTGGGATACTTCAAGGACGAAGGGCTCGACATCACGCTCGAAGATTTCGCGGGCGGATCAAAGGCCCTGGAAGCGGTAGTGGGCGGCAGCGCCGACGTGGGCGCCGGCGCATTCGAGCACACGCTGTTCATGCAGGCGAAGGGGCAGCACTATCGAGCATTCGCGCTGATGGGACGCGCGCCGCAGATCGTCGTTGCGGTGGTCAAGTCGAAGGCCGATCAGATCAAGACACTGGCGGACTTCAAGGGCGCAAAAGTGGGCGTAAGCGCGCCGGGTTCGTCGACCGATCTGGTGCTGACCGTGGCCTTGCGCAAAGCCGGCGTACAGCGCAACGAGATTTCGGCGATTGGTGTGGGCAGTGGAGCAACGGTACTGGCCGCAGTAAGCGGTGGTCAGATCGACGCGCTGTCCAACGTCGATCCGATGATGACCAAGCTGCAGCACAGCGGCGCGATCAAGGTGCTGGTCGACACGCGCACGGTGAAGGGCACGCAAGAGATATTCGGCGGAACGATGCCGGCAGCGACGCTATATGCATCGGAGAGCTTCATCCAGAAGTATCCGAAGACGACGCAGGCGCTCGCCAACGCGATCGTGCGCGCTGACCATTGGCTGCAGACCGCAAGCGACGCCGACTTGCTGAAGATGGTGCCACCGGCCTATCTGCTTAACGACTCGGCGCTCTATGTGGAAGCTTTCCACAACGTGCGCGACGCGTATTCGCCGGATGGCCTGATGCCGGCGGACGGCCCGGCCACCTCATTGCGCGCGCTGTCGTCGTTCGACAACCGGCTCGACCCGAAAAAGATCGACCTGAACGCAACCTATACCAACGACTTCGCTCGCAAGGCCGCGGCGCAACTCAAGTAA
- a CDS encoding DUF3563 family protein: protein MFAYLLEKLSTWFETAERSRREAYLASSSDIVQLEQRIRSLETNGYSL, encoded by the coding sequence ATGTTTGCATACCTTCTTGAAAAGCTGAGCACCTGGTTTGAAACCGCAGAACGTAGCCGTCGTGAAGCCTATCTGGCGTCGTCGTCGGACATCGTTCAGCTTGAGCAACGCATCCGCTCGCTCGAAACCAACGGCTACTCGTTGTAA
- the cueR gene encoding Cu(I)-responsive transcriptional regulator gives MNIGEAARASGVTAKMIRYYESVGLLAAKARTSAGYRVYGPQEVHSLRFIRQARRLGFLVEDIRRLLALWHDRSRASAEVKAIALEHVADLDRRITELTDMRDTLAHLADHCHGDERPDCPIIERLADTDLMSGKGCHPI, from the coding sequence ATGAACATCGGTGAAGCGGCCCGCGCGTCGGGCGTCACGGCGAAAATGATTCGCTACTACGAGAGTGTCGGTTTGCTGGCAGCCAAAGCGCGTACGAGCGCCGGCTATCGCGTCTATGGACCGCAGGAGGTTCATTCGCTGCGCTTCATCCGGCAGGCGCGCCGGCTCGGCTTTCTGGTCGAAGACATTCGCCGGCTGCTGGCGCTGTGGCACGATCGATCGCGCGCCAGTGCCGAAGTCAAGGCGATTGCGCTTGAACACGTCGCGGATCTCGATCGCCGCATCACCGAACTCACGGACATGCGCGACACGTTGGCGCATCTGGCCGATCATTGCCACGGTGACGAGCGTCCGGACTGCCCGATTATCGAGCGGCTGGCGGATACTGATCTGATGTCGGGGAAGGGCTGTCATCCGATTTGA
- a CDS encoding heavy-metal-associated domain-containing protein: MTIEFQVEGMSCQHCVAAVTQAIREHDGAAQVQVDLASGRVVVESAQPAETLKTAIDEAGYTVTDVTSGAAR, translated from the coding sequence ATGACGATCGAATTCCAGGTAGAAGGCATGAGCTGTCAGCATTGCGTGGCGGCAGTCACCCAGGCGATCCGTGAACACGACGGCGCCGCGCAGGTACAGGTCGACCTGGCATCCGGCCGCGTGGTGGTCGAATCGGCGCAGCCGGCCGAAACGCTGAAGACCGCCATCGACGAGGCCGGTTATACAGTCACGGACGTGACCAGCGGCGCGGCCCGATAA
- a CDS encoding SDR family oxidoreductase: MFKVAVIGASGLLGRALVDELAQQTGWQVVATAFSRPGSNTVALDIRNAQAVEQFVEREAPDALVIAAAERRPDVCEHDPALARALNVDAVRTLAAAAKRRGTWTLSISTDYVFDGTRPPYQHDSEPAPLNAYGHSKLDGERALTETTDLGCVLRLPLLYGPIVNWAESAVTSLVPAIAASASLNGKVAVMDAWAIRYPTFTPDVAFVVRQMLERHERGEALRGIVQWSGDEPMTKYEIALGLAEALQLDAQLTPQHTPTDATPRPHNCHLASSRLEALGIGRRTPFDTAIRQVLTRFPWRGDAGDKQV, encoded by the coding sequence ATGTTCAAAGTTGCAGTCATTGGTGCGTCTGGCTTGCTTGGCCGCGCGCTCGTCGATGAATTGGCGCAGCAAACCGGCTGGCAGGTGGTCGCAACGGCGTTCAGCCGGCCTGGGTCCAACACGGTCGCGCTCGATATTCGCAACGCGCAGGCGGTCGAGCAGTTTGTCGAGCGCGAAGCGCCGGATGCGCTCGTGATTGCCGCCGCGGAGCGTCGCCCGGATGTGTGCGAGCACGATCCGGCACTCGCCCGTGCGCTGAACGTCGATGCGGTGCGCACGTTGGCAGCGGCGGCAAAACGGCGCGGCACATGGACGCTGTCGATCTCCACCGATTATGTGTTCGACGGCACTCGGCCGCCCTATCAACACGATTCCGAACCGGCCCCCCTCAATGCCTATGGGCACAGCAAGCTCGACGGCGAGCGCGCGCTGACGGAGACGACCGATCTCGGCTGCGTACTGCGTTTGCCGCTGCTATACGGGCCGATTGTCAATTGGGCAGAATCGGCGGTAACGAGTCTCGTGCCGGCGATTGCCGCGTCGGCTTCGCTCAATGGCAAGGTTGCCGTCATGGATGCCTGGGCGATTCGTTATCCGACCTTCACGCCGGACGTCGCGTTCGTGGTCCGGCAAATGCTCGAACGGCATGAGCGCGGCGAAGCGCTTCGCGGCATCGTGCAATGGTCGGGCGACGAGCCAATGACCAAGTACGAGATCGCCTTGGGTCTGGCCGAAGCGCTGCAACTCGACGCGCAACTGACACCGCAGCACACGCCGACCGACGCGACCCCGCGTCCGCATAACTGCCACCTCGCTTCGAGTCGGCTCGAGGCGCTTGGCATTGGCCGCCGCACGCCTTTCGACACCGCGATCCGGCAAGTGCTGACCCGCTTTCCATGGCGCGGCGATGCAGGTGATAAGCAGGTCTAG
- a CDS encoding error-prone DNA polymerase, whose amino-acid sequence MAISRFPSSSEQALAAHLPAYAELHCLTNFSFLRGASHPHELVEQAMSCGYRALAITDECSLAGLVRAHTAVREIKQERDRQQKEHEDKAKAAQAGTSSDEAEEPVEAEEYMLNPIPHLIIGSELNLTDAQGEPFCTLVALATNRNGYGNLSELITLARSRADKGSYRLSPSDFTDSLPHLEHLKTLPDCVLILVPQRTATLAHTLRCAHWLASFASQRSWIALELWQTGSDDLQIDALRMISKASGLPLVAAGGVLMHVRSRKPLQDTMTAIGLVTPLSACGHALEANAERHMRTRVRLGKLYPRDTLEETLRIAVLCRFSLDELKYEYPEELVPAGESPSSYLRKLVMAGAMERWPDGMDLKRIDQIEKELRLIAELKYEKYFLTVHDIVSFARSRNILCQGRGSAANSIICYCLHVTEIDPVRMNMLIERFISRARNEPPDIDVDFEHQRREEVIQYIYGKYGRHRAALTASLITYHARSALKDVGKALGLEASLIERISKSQQWWDGTDAVAKYLAEAGFDASSHITQNLIRLTKELRNFPRHLSQHVGGFVIAKDKLSRLVPIENATMKDRSVIEWDKDDIDALKLLKVDVLALGMLSAIRRALEFVALRRGFPKFRVQDIPREDRAVYEMCGHADTIGVFQIESRAQQSMLPRLKPTEYYDLVIEVAIVRPGPIQGGMVHPYLRRKQGLEVEDYAKDELRPVLQRTLGVPIFQEQVMHLAMVAAEYTGEQADQLRRAMAAWRRTGNLAKYQKDLTERMLKRGYELEFITRICKQIEGFGEYGFPESHAASFALLVYLSAWLKRYEPAAFLAGLLNSQPLGFYSPSQLVQDAKRHGVKVLPPDVTLSDWESTFERNGYEGQRISLSETCLHRQQAVLSAQQLRDLSLRRFAVSQTIRRAAKRLTARVFQPSNTYGAGGPAVRIGMHLIKGLSQVAAERIMAARSDAQFADVDDLARRAALTRRDLEALAAANALVSIAGHRREAWWAVTAQHTVPKLLRDAPIAEAPLVLPQAAESREIVDDYASLGLTLNRHPVALLRARLAKQRFRTAAELAACQHGTLARACGIVTVRQRPGTANGTVFVSLEDETGSINVIVWPSLVEKQRKVLLGSSLLAVYGVLQRDDGVATGGDSAGNVVSVNKAGKAKQRHQGEVIHLVAHRLEDHSELLGELATASRDFH is encoded by the coding sequence ATGGCAATTTCCCGCTTTCCATCCTCATCGGAGCAGGCGCTTGCGGCCCACCTGCCGGCGTATGCGGAATTGCATTGCCTGACCAATTTCTCCTTTCTGCGTGGCGCTTCGCACCCGCACGAACTGGTCGAACAGGCGATGTCGTGCGGCTACCGCGCGCTCGCGATCACCGACGAATGCTCGCTGGCGGGTCTCGTACGCGCACACACGGCGGTGAGAGAAATCAAACAGGAGCGGGATCGTCAGCAGAAAGAGCACGAAGACAAAGCAAAAGCCGCACAAGCAGGAACGTCTTCAGATGAAGCCGAAGAGCCAGTAGAGGCTGAAGAATACATGCTCAACCCCATTCCTCACCTGATCATTGGCAGCGAGCTCAACCTGACCGATGCTCAAGGCGAACCGTTCTGCACACTGGTTGCGCTAGCAACCAACCGCAACGGCTACGGCAATCTTTCCGAACTGATCACGCTAGCCCGTTCGCGTGCGGACAAAGGCAGCTATCGCCTCAGCCCGTCCGACTTCACCGATTCGCTACCGCATCTCGAACATCTCAAAACGTTACCCGATTGCGTTCTGATCCTCGTGCCGCAGCGCACGGCAACGCTCGCGCACACCCTGCGCTGCGCACATTGGCTTGCCTCATTCGCATCGCAACGTTCATGGATCGCGCTCGAACTCTGGCAAACCGGCAGCGACGATCTTCAGATCGACGCATTGCGGATGATTTCAAAGGCCAGCGGCTTGCCTCTGGTTGCAGCAGGCGGCGTCCTGATGCATGTGCGTTCGCGCAAACCGCTGCAGGACACCATGACCGCGATCGGTCTGGTCACGCCACTATCGGCCTGCGGCCACGCGCTCGAGGCGAATGCCGAGCGGCATATGCGTACGCGTGTGCGGCTCGGCAAACTGTATCCGCGCGATACACTCGAAGAAACACTGCGTATCGCAGTCCTATGCCGCTTCTCGCTCGATGAACTCAAGTACGAGTATCCGGAGGAACTGGTTCCCGCCGGTGAGTCGCCATCGAGCTATCTGCGCAAGCTGGTGATGGCCGGTGCGATGGAGCGCTGGCCAGACGGCATGGATCTCAAACGAATCGATCAGATCGAGAAAGAGCTGAGGTTGATCGCCGAGTTGAAATACGAAAAGTATTTCCTGACGGTGCACGATATCGTGAGCTTCGCGCGCTCCAGAAACATACTGTGTCAGGGGCGAGGTTCGGCGGCGAATTCGATCATATGTTATTGCCTGCATGTCACGGAAATCGATCCGGTGCGCATGAACATGCTGATCGAACGGTTCATCTCGCGCGCGCGCAACGAACCGCCTGATATCGACGTCGATTTCGAGCATCAGCGCCGGGAAGAGGTGATTCAATATATCTACGGGAAGTACGGCCGTCATCGCGCGGCGCTGACTGCATCGCTGATCACGTATCACGCGCGCAGCGCGCTGAAAGACGTCGGCAAGGCGTTGGGGCTCGAAGCGTCGTTGATTGAGCGGATCAGTAAATCGCAGCAATGGTGGGACGGTACGGACGCGGTCGCCAAATATCTGGCGGAAGCGGGCTTCGATGCCAGCTCGCATATCACGCAGAATCTGATTCGCCTCACCAAAGAGTTGCGCAATTTTCCGCGTCATCTGTCGCAACACGTCGGCGGCTTTGTGATCGCGAAAGACAAACTGTCGCGGCTCGTGCCGATCGAGAACGCGACGATGAAAGACCGCAGCGTAATCGAGTGGGACAAGGACGATATCGATGCGCTCAAGCTGCTGAAAGTCGACGTGCTGGCGCTAGGCATGTTGTCGGCAATCCGGCGCGCGCTGGAGTTCGTCGCATTGCGGCGCGGTTTTCCTAAGTTCAGAGTGCAGGATATTCCACGCGAGGACCGGGCCGTCTATGAGATGTGCGGCCATGCCGATACGATCGGCGTTTTTCAAATCGAATCGCGTGCGCAGCAAAGCATGTTGCCGCGGCTGAAGCCGACCGAATACTACGATCTCGTGATCGAAGTCGCGATCGTGCGGCCCGGGCCGATTCAGGGCGGCATGGTGCATCCGTATCTGCGTCGCAAGCAAGGTCTCGAGGTCGAGGACTATGCAAAGGATGAATTGCGACCGGTGCTCCAACGCACGCTCGGCGTGCCGATTTTCCAGGAGCAGGTGATGCACCTCGCGATGGTTGCGGCGGAATACACCGGCGAGCAGGCCGACCAGTTACGGCGCGCGATGGCCGCGTGGCGGCGCACCGGGAACCTGGCGAAGTACCAGAAGGATCTGACCGAGCGCATGCTCAAGCGGGGTTATGAACTCGAGTTCATAACCCGCATCTGCAAACAGATCGAAGGCTTCGGCGAATATGGTTTTCCTGAGAGCCATGCGGCGAGCTTCGCGTTGCTCGTCTATCTCAGCGCGTGGCTGAAGCGTTATGAGCCGGCCGCTTTTCTGGCGGGTTTGCTGAACAGTCAGCCGCTGGGTTTTTATTCGCCGTCGCAGCTCGTGCAGGATGCGAAGCGTCACGGCGTCAAAGTATTGCCGCCCGACGTGACGTTGAGCGACTGGGAATCGACCTTCGAAAGAAACGGTTATGAAGGGCAGCGGATTTCATTGAGCGAAACCTGTTTGCATCGTCAGCAGGCCGTACTATCGGCGCAGCAATTGCGCGATCTGTCGCTGCGGCGCTTCGCGGTAAGCCAGACCATCCGACGCGCGGCGAAACGTCTGACCGCACGTGTATTTCAGCCGTCGAACACGTACGGCGCGGGCGGCCCGGCGGTGCGCATCGGCATGCATCTGATCAAAGGCCTTTCGCAGGTGGCCGCCGAACGCATCATGGCGGCTCGCAGCGACGCGCAGTTTGCCGACGTCGACGATCTGGCACGCCGCGCGGCATTGACGCGGCGCGATCTCGAAGCGCTTGCCGCGGCGAACGCACTGGTCAGCATCGCGGGCCATCGACGCGAAGCGTGGTGGGCGGTGACCGCACAGCACACGGTGCCCAAGCTGCTGCGCGATGCGCCGATTGCCGAAGCGCCGCTGGTGTTGCCGCAGGCAGCCGAAAGCCGCGAGATCGTCGACGACTACGCGAGCCTTGGCCTTACGCTCAATCGCCATCCGGTCGCGCTATTGCGTGCACGTCTTGCCAAACAGCGTTTTCGCACGGCGGCCGAACTCGCTGCGTGTCAGCACGGCACGCTGGCGCGCGCATGCGGCATCGTCACCGTACGGCAGCGGCCGGGCACAGCAAACGGCACCGTGTTCGTTTCCCTCGAAGACGAGACCGGCTCGATCAATGTGATCGTCTGGCCGTCGCTGGTGGAAAAGCAGCGCAAGGTGTTGTTGGGTTCATCGTTGCTGGCGGTGTATGGCGTCTTGCAGCGTGACGACGGCGTCGCTACCGGCGGCGACAGCGCCGGCAACGTGGTGAGCGTCAATAAAGCAGGCAAGGCGAAACAAAGACACCAAGGCGAGGTGATTCATCTCGTTGCGCATCGTCTCGAAGATCACAGCGAATTGCTCGGCGAACTGGCCACGGCAAGCCGCGATTTTCATTGA